One Longimicrobium sp. DNA segment encodes these proteins:
- a CDS encoding glucose-6-phosphate isomerase (catalyzes the formation of D-fructose 6-phosphate from D-glucose 6-phosphate), which translates to MISLDYNNMLSTRLGGRGIDPARLEAMAGRFRDAHADTVSRRDSGEMGFFALPDGGETVSEIQRFAEGAGQAFSNLVVLGIGGSALGTTALRTALLHPLWNELDDEAREFFPRLHVLDNVDPATFSAFLDHVDLRRTLFNVVSKSGGTAETMSQYLIIRERLQAELGDGYRRHLLFTTDPEKGVLRALAREEEIATLPVPSNVGGRFSVLSAVGLLPAAMAGIDIAALLEGAREMAKRCESNDLRTNPAGMFAALQYLAATEYGAPIHVMMPYSDRLRDVADWFRQLWAESLGKQHTRDGTEVFAGPTPVKSLGATDQHSQVQLYMEGPFDKTITFLAERDFEKDVQIPFAYPHHGELAYLGGHSMGELLRTEMLATEAALAQRGRMSMTIEVPRVDAHAIGGLFMMLQIATVYAGHFYGVDPLDQPGVELGKQLTYGIMGRPGFEEQRAEWEGRAAKDDAFVLR; encoded by the coding sequence ATGATCTCGCTCGACTACAACAACATGCTCTCCACCCGGCTGGGCGGCCGCGGGATCGATCCGGCCCGGCTGGAGGCGATGGCCGGGCGCTTCCGCGACGCCCACGCCGATACGGTCAGCCGCCGCGATTCCGGTGAGATGGGCTTCTTCGCCCTTCCAGACGGCGGCGAGACGGTCAGCGAGATCCAGCGCTTTGCCGAGGGCGCCGGGCAGGCGTTCAGCAACCTCGTCGTGCTCGGCATCGGCGGGTCGGCGCTGGGGACCACGGCGCTGCGGACCGCGCTGCTCCACCCGCTGTGGAACGAGCTGGACGACGAGGCGCGCGAGTTCTTTCCCCGCCTGCACGTGCTGGACAACGTCGATCCCGCCACGTTCAGCGCGTTCCTGGACCACGTGGACCTGCGGCGCACGCTCTTCAACGTGGTGTCGAAGAGCGGCGGCACGGCCGAGACGATGAGCCAGTACCTGATCATCCGCGAGCGCCTGCAGGCCGAACTGGGCGACGGGTACCGCCGGCACCTGCTCTTTACGACGGACCCGGAGAAGGGCGTGCTGCGCGCGCTGGCCCGCGAGGAAGAGATCGCCACGCTGCCGGTTCCCTCCAACGTGGGCGGGCGGTTCAGCGTGCTTTCCGCCGTGGGGCTGCTTCCGGCGGCCATGGCGGGGATCGACATCGCCGCGCTGCTGGAAGGGGCGCGGGAGATGGCGAAGCGGTGCGAGAGCAACGACCTGCGGACCAATCCCGCGGGGATGTTCGCCGCGCTGCAGTACCTGGCCGCTACGGAATACGGCGCTCCCATCCACGTGATGATGCCCTACTCCGACCGGCTTCGCGACGTGGCCGACTGGTTCCGGCAGCTGTGGGCCGAAAGCCTGGGCAAGCAGCACACCCGCGACGGCACCGAGGTGTTCGCCGGGCCCACCCCCGTCAAGTCGCTGGGCGCCACCGACCAGCACTCGCAGGTGCAGCTGTACATGGAGGGGCCGTTCGACAAGACCATCACCTTTTTGGCCGAGCGCGACTTCGAGAAGGACGTGCAGATCCCGTTTGCCTACCCCCACCACGGCGAGCTCGCGTACCTGGGCGGCCACAGCATGGGCGAGCTTCTGCGCACGGAGATGCTGGCGACGGAGGCGGCGCTGGCGCAGCGCGGGCGGATGAGCATGACCATCGAGGTGCCGCGGGTAGACGCGCACGCCATCGGCGGGTTGTTCATGATGCTGCAGATCGCCACGGTGTACGCCGGCCATTTCTACGGCGTGGACCCGCTGGACCAGCCGGGCGTGGAGCTCGGCAAGCAGCTGACCTACGGCATCATGGGCCGGCCGGGGTTCGAGGAGCAGCGCGCCGAGTGGGAGGGCCGCGCGGCCAAGGACGACGCCTTCGTGCTCCGCTGA
- a CDS encoding MBL fold metallo-hydrolase → MKLRFLGTGTSFGVPVIGCDCGTCTSADPRDRRTRHGALVTEGGRRLLVDTPPELRLQLVAAGVPMVDAIWFTHCHADHVHGLDDVRVFSQRGRGAVEVFAGGECVATLEERFAYIFDHRVRPLEGTSKPEATLTAVRAYEPVSVAGFDVLPVPVPHGPLQVYGLRIGALGYITDGKSLPPRTLDALRGVRVLVLNALWFGSPHPTHFSVEEAVAAAREVGAERTYLTHMSHRVSHAELEARLPEGIFAAYDGLEVEI, encoded by the coding sequence GTGAAGCTGCGGTTCCTGGGGACCGGCACCAGCTTCGGGGTGCCGGTGATCGGGTGCGACTGCGGAACGTGCACGTCGGCGGACCCGCGCGACCGGCGGACGCGGCACGGCGCGCTGGTGACGGAGGGCGGGCGGCGGCTGCTGGTGGATACGCCGCCGGAGCTGCGGCTGCAGCTGGTGGCGGCCGGCGTGCCGATGGTGGACGCCATCTGGTTCACGCACTGCCACGCGGACCACGTGCACGGCCTGGACGACGTGCGCGTGTTCTCGCAGCGCGGGCGCGGAGCCGTCGAAGTGTTCGCGGGGGGCGAGTGCGTGGCGACGCTGGAGGAGCGCTTCGCCTACATCTTCGACCATCGCGTCCGCCCGCTGGAGGGCACCTCCAAGCCCGAGGCCACGCTGACGGCGGTGCGCGCGTACGAGCCCGTTTCCGTCGCCGGGTTCGACGTGCTGCCGGTGCCGGTGCCGCACGGGCCGCTGCAGGTGTACGGCCTTCGCATCGGCGCGCTGGGGTACATCACCGACGGCAAGAGCCTGCCGCCGCGCACGCTGGACGCGCTGCGCGGTGTGCGAGTGCTCGTGCTGAACGCCCTCTGGTTCGGCAGCCCGCACCCCACGCACTTCAGCGTGGAAGAAGCAGTGGCCGCCGCGCGCGAGGTGGGCGCCGAGCGCACGTACCTGACGCACATGAGCCACCGCGTCTCGCACGCCGAGCTGGAGGCGCGCCTGCCCGAAGGCATCTTCGCGGCTTACGACGGTCTCGAGGTGGAAATATAG
- a CDS encoding integrase core domain-containing protein has product MNDRLKFVAAQQDGLYSMAELCRRYGISRQTGYKWVRRYEAHGVEGLTEGSHVPHTCPHRTASDFADALIEARTTHPTWGPRKILPWLLRKRPELEGALPAASTVGDLFRRSGLVEPRRRRRSSVREPVGPIRASAANEMWAADYKGQFRTRDGVECYPLTITDAYSRALLTCDALLSVRFSEAQPSYERCFRENGLPVTIRTDNGPPFASATLFGLTRLNVWWTKLGIEHERIDPGRPDQNGSHERMHRTLKAETTRPPGEHQVGQQGIFDHFRWEFVHERPHEALGQQTPASLYTASARAMPECLPKPEYELHCEVRHVRQAGMIKFKGRQIFLTQALVHEAVALEEVDDGVWSIYFYRRLLGRLNERTWKISG; this is encoded by the coding sequence GTGAACGATCGTCTGAAATTCGTAGCCGCCCAGCAGGATGGACTGTACTCGATGGCCGAGCTATGCCGCCGGTACGGGATCAGCCGGCAAACCGGCTACAAGTGGGTGCGGCGGTACGAGGCGCATGGTGTGGAGGGCCTGACGGAAGGCAGCCACGTCCCGCATACCTGCCCTCATCGGACGGCCTCCGACTTTGCGGACGCCCTGATCGAGGCGCGCACGACACACCCGACCTGGGGGCCACGCAAGATTCTGCCGTGGCTGCTTCGGAAGCGCCCCGAGTTGGAAGGCGCGTTGCCGGCGGCAAGCACCGTCGGGGACCTGTTTCGCCGCAGTGGACTGGTGGAGCCGCGGCGCAGACGGCGCAGCTCGGTTCGCGAGCCCGTGGGACCGATTCGGGCGAGCGCGGCCAATGAGATGTGGGCGGCGGACTACAAGGGCCAGTTCCGCACGCGCGACGGCGTGGAGTGCTATCCGCTGACGATTACCGATGCGTATTCCCGCGCGCTGCTGACGTGTGACGCACTGCTCTCGGTACGCTTCAGTGAAGCCCAGCCTAGCTACGAACGGTGTTTTCGGGAGAATGGGCTGCCGGTAACGATCCGCACGGACAATGGGCCACCCTTCGCCTCGGCGACGCTCTTCGGCCTGACGCGCCTGAACGTGTGGTGGACCAAGCTGGGGATCGAGCACGAACGGATCGATCCCGGGCGGCCGGACCAGAACGGCTCTCACGAGAGGATGCACCGTACGCTGAAAGCGGAGACAACGAGGCCGCCTGGAGAGCACCAGGTGGGGCAGCAGGGCATCTTCGATCATTTCCGCTGGGAGTTCGTACACGAACGCCCGCACGAAGCACTTGGGCAACAGACACCGGCATCGCTCTACACCGCCTCAGCGCGTGCGATGCCCGAGTGCCTGCCGAAGCCCGAGTACGAGTTGCACTGCGAGGTGAGGCACGTGAGGCAGGCCGGCATGATCAAGTTCAAGGGCCGGCAGATCTTCCTCACCCAGGCGCTGGTCCACGAAGCCGTGGCGCTGGAAGAAGTCGACGACGGCGTGTGGTCGATCTACTTCTACCGGCGTCTTCTGGGTAGACTGAACGAGAGAACCTGGAAGATCTCCGGCTGA
- a CDS encoding pitrilysin family protein produces MKRIVLLASLLAAPAAAQQVSIPHTMFSLPNGLRVVVAEDHSTPVVAVNVWYHVGSGYEKPGRTGFAHLFEHVMFEGSRYVPEGDFDNLLEAAGARNNGSTTTDRTNYYEVMPSNAVELALWLEADRMGGLLDAMSPTKLSGQRGVVQNERRQSYENQPYGMLWETASSLLYPAGHPYSWTTIGSMADLDAAQVEDVSEFFRTYYAPNNATIAIVGDVNTDQVRQWVTRYFAGIPRGGDVQRPQIPVPSLASTVYTTREDRVTLPELSMVWRTGPRFSADEAAVNVLAAVLTQGKSARLHKRLVYDEQVAAFTAAFHEANLLSGDLWIRIRAKPDVDLDRIEAAVNEEVARLAQTPPSREELDRVVNTLVTGFVSALETVEGKADRLNDYLYYAGEPDHAEEDLARYRALTPADIQRAAQQYLAGRNRVVISFVPQGKTALAAEENQ; encoded by the coding sequence ATGAAACGGATCGTCCTGTTGGCAAGCCTGCTCGCGGCCCCCGCCGCGGCGCAGCAGGTCAGCATCCCGCACACGATGTTCTCGCTCCCCAACGGGCTGCGCGTCGTGGTGGCGGAAGACCACTCCACGCCGGTGGTGGCGGTGAACGTGTGGTACCACGTGGGCAGCGGCTACGAAAAGCCGGGCCGCACCGGGTTCGCCCACCTCTTCGAGCACGTGATGTTCGAGGGCTCGCGCTACGTGCCCGAGGGCGACTTCGACAACCTGCTGGAAGCGGCCGGCGCCCGGAACAACGGCAGCACCACCACCGACCGCACCAACTACTACGAGGTGATGCCCTCCAACGCGGTGGAGCTGGCCCTGTGGCTGGAGGCCGACCGCATGGGCGGCCTGCTCGACGCCATGTCGCCCACCAAGCTTTCGGGGCAGCGCGGCGTGGTGCAGAACGAGCGCCGGCAGAGCTACGAGAACCAGCCGTACGGCATGCTGTGGGAAACGGCCTCGTCGCTGCTGTACCCGGCCGGCCACCCGTACTCGTGGACCACCATCGGCTCCATGGCCGACCTGGACGCCGCGCAGGTGGAGGACGTTTCCGAGTTCTTCCGCACCTACTACGCGCCCAACAACGCCACCATCGCCATCGTGGGCGACGTGAACACCGACCAGGTGCGCCAGTGGGTCACACGCTACTTCGCGGGCATCCCGCGGGGCGGCGACGTGCAGCGCCCGCAGATTCCCGTGCCTTCGCTGGCCTCCACCGTCTACACCACGCGCGAAGACCGGGTGACCCTTCCCGAGCTGAGCATGGTGTGGCGCACCGGCCCCCGCTTTTCGGCCGACGAGGCCGCGGTGAACGTGCTGGCGGCGGTGCTCACGCAGGGCAAGAGCGCGCGGCTGCACAAGCGGCTGGTGTACGACGAGCAGGTGGCCGCCTTCACCGCGGCCTTCCACGAGGCCAACCTGCTGTCGGGCGACCTGTGGATCCGCATCCGCGCCAAGCCCGACGTGGACCTGGACCGCATCGAGGCGGCGGTGAACGAAGAGGTGGCGCGCCTGGCGCAGACGCCGCCCTCGCGCGAGGAGCTGGACCGCGTGGTGAACACGCTGGTCACCGGCTTCGTGAGCGCGCTGGAAACGGTGGAAGGGAAGGCCGACCGGCTGAACGACTACCTGTACTACGCCGGCGAGCCCGACCACGCCGAGGAAGACCTGGCGCGCTACCGCGCCCTCACCCCCGCCGACATCCAGCGGGCGGCGCAGCAGTACCTGGCCGGGCGCAACCGCGTGGTGATCAGCTTCGTGCCCCAGGGCAAGACGGCGCTGGCCGCCGAGGAGAACCAGTGA
- the pyk gene encoding pyruvate kinase: MQRRTKIVCTLGPASWSPERIAALVDAGMDVARINFSHGELDRHAETIANVRACSREKGRPIAILGDLQGPKIRVGVLPEPVVLKTGDRVVFAPEGEHQEGELPTTFHQLANDVEVGEVVLLADGLMELIVEEVQAPRVTMRVIHGGELTSNKGINLPNTLVSIPSLTEKDLRDLDFALEQKLDYLALSFVRSAEDVKDLVSRIPPGGPLVVVKVEKGMALENLSAILESSAAAMVARGDLGVELPFERVPLAQKRMIQMANGASRPVITATQMLESMIENPRPTRAEASDVANAIIDGTDALMLSAETATGKFPVAAVQAMVRIAQEIEDSHILETGPHYDIPIDPGVDGTTPTERAIAGATVEAVRRLKAPLILTFTSSGSTARVVSSFRPPVPILAITGNPQTYQQLALVWGVVPVVCSREATYAEMMECGREEAVRRGLAKPGDRIVVTAGLPMHKAGTTNLLQVVVI; the protein is encoded by the coding sequence ATGCAAAGACGTACCAAGATCGTTTGCACGCTGGGCCCCGCCTCGTGGTCGCCCGAGCGCATCGCGGCGCTCGTCGACGCCGGGATGGACGTGGCCCGGATCAATTTTTCGCACGGCGAGCTGGACCGCCACGCCGAAACCATCGCCAACGTCCGCGCGTGCTCGCGCGAAAAGGGCCGCCCCATCGCCATCCTGGGCGACCTGCAGGGCCCCAAGATCCGCGTAGGCGTGCTTCCCGAGCCCGTGGTGCTCAAGACGGGCGACCGCGTGGTCTTTGCCCCCGAGGGCGAGCACCAGGAGGGCGAGCTTCCCACCACCTTCCACCAGCTGGCGAACGACGTGGAGGTGGGCGAGGTGGTGCTGCTGGCCGACGGTTTGATGGAGCTGATCGTCGAGGAGGTGCAGGCGCCGCGGGTGACCATGCGCGTGATCCACGGCGGCGAGCTGACCAGCAACAAGGGGATCAACCTTCCCAACACGCTGGTGAGCATCCCCTCGCTGACGGAAAAGGACCTCCGCGACCTGGACTTCGCGCTGGAGCAGAAGCTGGACTACCTGGCCCTTTCGTTCGTCCGTTCGGCCGAGGACGTGAAGGACCTGGTCAGCCGCATTCCGCCCGGCGGGCCGCTGGTGGTGGTGAAGGTGGAAAAGGGGATGGCGCTGGAGAACCTGTCGGCCATCCTGGAGTCGTCGGCGGCGGCGATGGTGGCGCGCGGCGACCTGGGGGTGGAGCTGCCCTTCGAGCGGGTGCCGCTGGCGCAGAAGCGGATGATCCAGATGGCGAACGGCGCCAGCCGGCCGGTGATCACGGCCACGCAGATGCTGGAGTCGATGATCGAGAACCCGCGCCCCACCCGCGCCGAGGCGTCGGACGTGGCCAACGCCATCATCGACGGCACCGACGCGCTGATGCTTTCGGCCGAGACGGCGACGGGCAAGTTTCCCGTCGCCGCGGTGCAGGCCATGGTGCGCATCGCCCAGGAGATCGAGGACTCGCACATCCTGGAAACGGGGCCGCACTACGACATCCCCATCGACCCGGGGGTGGACGGCACCACGCCCACGGAACGCGCCATCGCCGGCGCCACGGTAGAGGCGGTCCGCCGGCTGAAGGCGCCGCTGATCCTTACCTTCACCAGCAGTGGCTCCACGGCCCGCGTCGTTTCTTCGTTCCGGCCGCCGGTGCCCATCCTGGCCATCACCGGAAACCCGCAGACGTACCAGCAGCTCGCGCTGGTGTGGGGAGTGGTCCCGGTGGTCTGCTCTCGCGAAGCGACCTACGCCGAGATGATGGAGTGCGGCCGCGAGGAGGCGGTCAGGCGCGGCTTGGCGAAGCCCGGCGACCGCATCGTGGTTACGGCCGGCCTGCCGATGCACAAGGCGGGGACCACGAACCTGCTGCAGGTGGTGGTGATATGA
- a CDS encoding diacylglycerol kinase family protein, producing the protein MSDQPIQHTASPPAIVPGSRTMIVINPAAGQLDTERALRLLAGAFAVRGASFDVVHTQAAGDAERAAREAASHGYRAVVAVGGDGTVAEVITGLAGTSVPLGIIPKGTANQVACNLGIPGDIEGAVDVAVNGVVAPIDLGQLGDGRYFALAAGAGWDAAVISAATRELKDRWGFGAYVFAALKAGITPPVARYRITADGVETEVDAAMVLLANMGQFVAKPFPSVEVHVGPAVSYQDGMLDVCIFAPRSLSDVAAVLWRVASRQYLGDERLIYLKAAEITLESDPPVITEFDGEVIGHTPLTARSVPGGVTVLVPRT; encoded by the coding sequence GTGAGCGACCAGCCCATCCAGCACACGGCGTCGCCGCCCGCCATCGTTCCCGGCTCGCGGACGATGATCGTGATCAACCCCGCGGCGGGGCAGCTGGACACGGAGCGCGCCCTTCGCCTGCTGGCCGGCGCCTTCGCCGTCCGCGGCGCCAGCTTCGACGTGGTGCACACGCAGGCCGCGGGCGACGCCGAGCGTGCCGCGCGCGAAGCGGCCAGCCACGGCTACCGCGCCGTTGTCGCCGTGGGCGGCGACGGAACCGTGGCCGAGGTGATCACGGGGCTGGCCGGAACGTCCGTGCCGCTGGGGATCATCCCCAAGGGCACGGCCAACCAGGTGGCGTGCAACCTGGGCATTCCCGGCGACATCGAGGGGGCCGTGGACGTGGCGGTGAACGGCGTGGTGGCGCCCATCGACCTGGGGCAGCTGGGCGACGGCCGCTACTTCGCGCTTGCCGCCGGCGCGGGGTGGGACGCGGCCGTGATCTCCGCCGCCACGCGCGAGCTCAAGGACCGCTGGGGCTTCGGCGCGTACGTGTTCGCCGCGCTCAAGGCCGGCATCACGCCGCCTGTCGCACGCTACCGCATCACCGCCGACGGGGTGGAGACGGAGGTGGACGCGGCCATGGTGCTGCTGGCCAACATGGGCCAGTTCGTCGCCAAGCCGTTCCCCTCCGTCGAGGTGCACGTGGGCCCCGCGGTATCGTACCAGGACGGCATGCTGGACGTGTGCATCTTCGCGCCCCGCTCCCTGTCCGACGTGGCCGCCGTGCTGTGGCGCGTCGCCAGCCGCCAGTACCTGGGCGACGAACGGCTGATCTATCTGAAGGCGGCAGAGATCACCCTCGAATCCGATCCGCCGGTAATCACCGAGTTCGACGGCGAAGTCATCGGCCACACCCCCCTCACCGCCCGCTCCGTCCCCGGCGGCGTCACCGTCCTCGTCCCGCGGACCTGA